A stretch of Gadus chalcogrammus isolate NIFS_2021 chromosome 9, NIFS_Gcha_1.0, whole genome shotgun sequence DNA encodes these proteins:
- the nuak1b gene encoding NUAK family SNF1-like kinase 1, with the protein MDTACIAAQRGLSRPGARASTGQHRGGGGEQPVGSDPAVENTAHDDGRRNSGVKKHHHKHNLKHRYELLETLGRGTYGKVRKAIERHSGREVAIKSIRKEKIKDDQDMVHIRREIEIMSSLRHPHIISIYEVFENKDKIVIVMEYASKGELYDYISERRRLGERETRRFFRQIVSAVHHCHKNGVVHRDLKLENVLLDENGNIKIADFGLSNLYHKDKLLQTFCGSPLYASPEIVNGKPYRGPEVDSWALGVLLYTLVYGAMPFDGGNHKNLIRQISNGEYREPTQSSDARGLIRWMLMVNPDRRATVEDIANHWWVNWGWKNSVCDCETQHDHGSSPMLARLIDWQNRSEKPAAAPLPLRQRPKKSKKENVEDDEDNNEDDDAGGGGGGGGGGGGNAPGGAGPEDKPGLKRPKGILKTRLAGEPRTPSPEQTEQGQPALLLRPSASGRGGAGEEGSGPEREEEAMENAAGGSPAKMAAPTLPKKGILKNNQQQRESGYYSSPERSESSELLGGAAMSLLASSPPKRAMGRKGILKRNGKYSTFSGPPSAAAVAAAAAAALCEAGTAAESGLSRSQSRPSSIVGEDGSALSLSPSALGGAEWPPSGGSARLRPNIRACVSAENLLQLANFQGFQAAPPLLLQGSKGFGRRGSRGKPGSPGDNGSFSLLGDLEDMTQVYQQALDISCSTHT; encoded by the exons ATGGATACCGCGTGTATAGCGGCCCAGCGGGGGTTATCCCGGCCCGGGGCCAGAGCCTCCACGGGCcagcacagaggaggagggggcgagcAACCTGTTGGCTCCGACCCCGCTGTAGAGAACACGGCTCACGACGACGGGAGGAGGAACTCTGGCGTGAAGAAGCACCACCACAAGCACAACCTGAAGCACCGCTACGAGCTGCTGGAGACGCTCGGCAGAGGCACGTATGGCAAAGTGAGGAAAGCCATCGAGCGCCACTCCGGCAGAGAG GTGGCCATCAAGTCGATCCGGAAGGAGAAGATCAAGGACGATCAGGACATGGTGCACATACGGCGAGAGATCGAGATCATGTCATCACTGCGCCACCCACACATCATCTCTATATACGAAG tgttCGAAAACAAGGACAAGATTGTGATTGTGATGGAGTACGCCAGCAAGGGAGAGCTGTACGACTACATCAGCGAGCGCCGGCGTCTGGGCGAGCGAGAGACGCGACGCTTCTTCAGACAGATAGTGTCCGCCGTGCACCACTGCCACAAG aATGGAGTGGTCCACAGGGATCTCAAACTGGAAAATGTGCTACTGGATGAAAACGGCAATATCAAG ATCGCAGACTTCGGGCTGTCCAACCTGTACCACAAGGACAAGCTGCTGCAGACCTTCTGCGGCAGTCCGCTCTACGCCTCGCCAGAGATCGTCAACGGAAAACCTTACCGCGGGCCTGAG GTGGACAGCTGGGCTCTGGGGGTTCTGCTGTACACGTTGGTCTACGGCGCCATGCCCTTTGATGGCGGGAACCACAAGAACCTCATCCGCCAGATCAGCAACGGAGAATACCGAGAGCCCACCCAGTCCTCCG ACGCCCGGGGTCTGATCCGATGGATGCTGATGGTGAACCCCGACCGCCGGGCCACCGTGGAGGACATCGCCAACCACTGGTGGGTCAACTGGGGCTGGAAGAACAGCGTGTGCGACTGCGAGACCCAGCACGACCACGGGAGCTCTCCCATGCTGGCCCGCCTCATCGACTGGCAGAACCGCTCCGAGAAGCCCGCCGCGGCCCCCCTGCCGCTGCGGCAGAGGCCCAAGAAGTCCAAGAAGGAGAACGTGGAGGACGACGAAGACAACAACGAAGACGACgacgccggcggcggcggcggcggcggtggcggcggcggcggcaacgCTCCGGGCGGCGCCGGGCCGGAGGACAAGCCGGGCCTGAAGAGACCCAAGGGCATCCTGAAGACCAGGCTCGCCGGGGAACCTCGCACACCCAGCCCCGAGCAGACGGAGCAGGGCCAGCCGGCGCTGCTGCTGCGCCCGTCGGCCAGCGGCCGAGGAGGGGCAGGGGAGGAAGGGTCCGGTCCCGAGCGCGAGGAGGAGGCTATGGAGAACGCGGCGGGGGGCTCCCCGGCCAAGATGGCGGCGCCCACCCTCCCCAAGAAAGGCATCCTGAAGAACAACCAACAGCAGCGCGAGTCGGGCTACTACTCGTCCCCGGAGCGCAGCGAGTCCTCGGAGCTGCTGGGGGGCGCCGCCATGTCGCTGCTCGCCAGCTCGCCGCCCAAACGAGCCATGGGCCGCAAGGGCATCCTGAAGCGCAACGGCAAGTACTCCACCTTCAGCGGGCCCCCGTCGGCGGcggccgtggcggcggcggcggcggcggccctgtGCGAGGCCGGCACGGCGGCCGAGTCGGGCCTGTCCCGCAGCCAGAGCCGGCCCTCCAGCATCGTGGGGGAGGACGGCTCGGCGCTCTCCCTGTCCCCCAGCGCCCTCGGCGGGGCCGAGTGGCCCCCCTCCGGCGGCTCCGCCCGGCTGCGCCCCAACATCAGGGCCTGCGTGTCGGCCgagaacctgctgcagctggccAACTTCCAGGGGTTCCAGGCCGCgccgccgctcctcctccaggggtCCAAGGGCTTCGGGCGGCGGGGGTCCCGCGGGAAGCCCGGGTCGCCGGGGGACAACGGCAGCTTCTCCCTGCTCGGGGACCTTGAGGACATGACTCAGGTGTATCAGCAGGCCCTGGACATCAGCTGCAGCACCCACACCTGA